A window from Akkermansia muciniphila encodes these proteins:
- a CDS encoding DUF4339 domain-containing protein: protein MTSQRIPLYHYRVKDKIVGPVSLADLHALLTSKKILPDTMIREEHSQGWMPLTAELRRHERLARLRASAFMLSCRPPKCCLLFYIIAFLLLACGVAHSIMLHSILYMEVLFVPAMAFFMGKVLMYLHLLTGGMRKMPAEEPEH, encoded by the coding sequence ATGACTTCCCAACGCATCCCATTATATCACTACCGGGTCAAAGACAAGATTGTGGGCCCCGTCTCCCTGGCAGACCTCCATGCCCTGCTTACTTCCAAGAAGATTCTCCCTGATACCATGATCCGGGAGGAGCATTCCCAGGGCTGGATGCCGCTCACGGCGGAACTGCGCCGGCATGAGCGCCTGGCGCGCCTCAGGGCATCTGCGTTCATGCTTTCCTGCCGCCCTCCCAAATGCTGCCTTCTGTTTTACATTATTGCCTTTCTCCTTCTGGCGTGCGGCGTAGCGCATTCCATCATGCTCCACTCCATTCTTTACATGGAAGTGCTGTTCGTCCCCGCCATGGCGTTTTTTATGGGGAAAGTTCTGATGTACCTGCACCTTCTTACCGGGGGCATGAGAAAGATGCCGGCGGAGGAGCCGGAACACTGA
- a CDS encoding DUF4339 domain-containing protein yields MDPIPARATLYHYRTNEETVGPVSKEVIDTLAAAGKLPFSTTMVRKEGSQNWVPLSAILQRRIKFKALQPSKKKQPSIRILFYVAAAFFFCFGIVIFFLTNHAELEVIILIPCILVFMGKLLCYAHTLVEKCSITAAPDRE; encoded by the coding sequence ATGGACCCGATACCCGCCAGAGCAACGCTCTACCATTACCGCACCAATGAAGAAACCGTCGGCCCCGTCAGCAAGGAAGTGATCGACACGCTGGCGGCAGCCGGCAAGCTTCCGTTTTCCACCACCATGGTCAGAAAAGAAGGTTCCCAGAACTGGGTTCCCCTTTCCGCCATTCTGCAGCGGCGGATCAAATTCAAGGCGCTCCAACCTTCAAAGAAGAAGCAGCCTTCCATCCGCATCCTGTTTTATGTAGCGGCAGCCTTCTTTTTCTGCTTTGGCATCGTGATCTTTTTCCTGACGAACCATGCTGAGCTGGAAGTAATCATCCTGATTCCCTGCATCCTCGTTTTCATGGGCAAGCTTTTATGCTACGCCCACACGCTTGTGGAAAAGTGCAGCATCACCGCTGCTCCCGACAGGGAATAA
- the fabD gene encoding ACP S-malonyltransferase, with protein sequence MDAVLLFSGQGAQKVGMGKDLYDQYPAARALIEQADKALGESLSSIMFEGPGEELTRTCNCQPALYVHGLACLAVLKELVPSLNPVAAAGLSLGEFTAHAAAGTYSFEEGLRLVQKRGAFMEEACNATKGTMAAMIGGTDENVIKLAQECDVDVANFNCPGQTVVSGTEEGVDKAIAGAKAAGCKIAKKLNVAGAYHSRLMHSAMVKLAEELKNVSFGTPAMPVYCNYEARVVEGPDDIRNVLEHQVCGSVRWTASMQKLVDQGHRLFIELGPGKTLAGMMGRICKDATVISIEDVPSLEAAVAELNK encoded by the coding sequence ATGGACGCAGTACTATTGTTTTCCGGACAAGGTGCCCAGAAAGTGGGCATGGGTAAAGATTTGTATGACCAGTATCCTGCCGCCAGGGCCCTGATTGAGCAGGCGGACAAGGCGCTGGGGGAATCCCTCTCCTCCATCATGTTTGAAGGCCCCGGTGAAGAACTGACGCGCACCTGCAATTGCCAGCCCGCTCTCTACGTGCATGGCCTGGCCTGCCTGGCCGTCCTGAAGGAACTGGTGCCTTCCCTGAACCCCGTGGCCGCCGCCGGTCTTTCCCTGGGTGAATTCACGGCCCACGCCGCCGCCGGAACCTATTCCTTTGAAGAGGGGCTGCGCCTGGTCCAGAAGCGCGGCGCTTTCATGGAGGAGGCCTGCAACGCCACGAAGGGCACCATGGCCGCCATGATCGGCGGGACGGATGAAAACGTCATCAAGCTTGCCCAGGAATGCGACGTGGACGTAGCCAACTTCAACTGCCCGGGCCAGACGGTCGTTTCTGGCACGGAGGAAGGCGTGGACAAGGCCATTGCCGGAGCCAAGGCCGCCGGGTGCAAGATCGCCAAGAAGCTCAACGTGGCGGGCGCCTACCACTCCCGCCTGATGCACAGCGCCATGGTGAAACTGGCGGAGGAGCTCAAAAATGTCTCCTTCGGCACGCCCGCCATGCCTGTTTACTGCAACTATGAAGCCCGCGTGGTGGAAGGTCCGGACGACATCCGCAACGTGCTGGAACACCAGGTGTGCGGTTCCGTGCGCTGGACGGCCTCCATGCAGAAGCTGGTGGACCAGGGGCACCGCCTGTTCATTGAACTGGGGCCGGGCAAAACGCTGGCCGGCATGATGGGCCGCATCTGCAAGGACGCTACCGTCATCTCCATTGAAGACGTGCCCAGCCTGGAAGCGGCCGTTGCGGAATTGAACAAATAA
- the rplQ gene encoding 50S ribosomal protein L17: protein MRHGVKTSKLQRNASHRRALLANQACSLILNGRITTTLAKAKALRPYVEKLITLAKRGDVHSRRLATATIHNTTAVKRLFDEIAPLCAERKGGYTRIIKLGQRLTDSALVAMIEIIDLPRETAEKEEAPATTEATA, encoded by the coding sequence ATGAGACACGGTGTAAAAACCTCCAAGCTTCAGCGTAACGCTTCTCACCGCAGGGCTCTGCTCGCCAACCAGGCATGCAGCCTTATCCTCAACGGACGCATCACCACCACCCTGGCGAAGGCCAAGGCTCTCCGTCCCTACGTGGAAAAGCTGATCACGCTTGCCAAGCGCGGTGACGTGCATTCCCGCCGCCTGGCTACCGCCACCATTCATAACACGACCGCCGTCAAGCGCCTGTTTGATGAAATCGCTCCCCTCTGTGCGGAACGCAAGGGCGGTTATACCCGCATCATCAAGCTGGGCCAGCGCCTTACGGACTCCGCTCTCGTGGCCATGATCGAAATCATTGATCTGCCCCGTGAAACGGCTGAAAAGGAAGAAGCTCCCGCTACCACGGAAGCTACGGCCTAA
- a CDS encoding DNA-directed RNA polymerase subunit alpha: MSENETTTAEETAVTTLARFEVPSRLEKIEDPNDANHLTFVAEPFENGYGHTLGNSLRRVLLGSLEGAAITSVRIAGAQHEFSSLPGVVEDVTEIVLNLKKVKFKHNGKEPRLLSLRVHKQGVVTAADIADDTTYQVVNPDQIICTLDQDTLFECEFQVRVGRGFSTGDENKVPDMPIGVIPIDSIFSPVTRVKYSVQNTRVGQMTDYDKLTLEVWTDGRIAPADAMLQASAILRHHLDVFVNYDDKQVNFEEAPSAVQDEETARLRKLLNMSVNEIELSVRAANCLNNANITTVGQLAMKSESEMLKYRNFGKKSLNEIKDKLLELGLSLGVQVDPSLLTGPVPQAKPRLGLEEESPVGLADLIAANIEDDDD, encoded by the coding sequence ATGTCGGAAAACGAAACCACTACTGCAGAAGAAACGGCCGTGACCACGCTGGCCCGCTTTGAAGTCCCCAGCCGTCTGGAAAAAATTGAAGACCCGAATGATGCGAATCATCTGACCTTCGTCGCGGAACCGTTTGAAAACGGTTACGGCCACACGCTGGGCAACTCCCTGCGCCGCGTTCTTCTGGGCTCTCTTGAAGGCGCCGCCATCACCTCCGTCCGCATCGCCGGCGCACAGCATGAATTCTCCTCCCTGCCCGGTGTGGTGGAAGACGTGACGGAAATCGTGCTGAACCTGAAAAAAGTCAAGTTCAAGCACAACGGCAAGGAACCGCGCCTGCTCTCCCTGCGCGTGCACAAGCAGGGCGTCGTAACCGCCGCCGACATTGCCGACGACACCACCTACCAGGTGGTCAACCCCGATCAGATCATCTGCACCCTGGACCAGGACACCCTGTTTGAATGCGAATTCCAGGTGCGCGTCGGCCGCGGCTTCTCCACCGGCGACGAGAACAAGGTGCCGGACATGCCCATCGGCGTGATCCCGATCGACTCCATTTTCTCCCCGGTCACCCGTGTGAAGTATTCCGTGCAGAATACCCGTGTGGGCCAGATGACGGACTATGACAAGCTGACGCTTGAAGTCTGGACGGACGGCCGCATTGCCCCGGCAGACGCCATGCTCCAGGCCTCCGCCATTCTGCGCCACCACCTGGACGTGTTCGTCAACTATGACGACAAGCAGGTCAACTTTGAAGAAGCGCCTTCCGCCGTCCAGGACGAGGAAACGGCCCGCCTGCGCAAGCTGCTCAACATGAGCGTCAACGAAATCGAGCTTTCCGTGCGCGCCGCCAACTGCCTCAACAACGCCAACATCACCACCGTTGGCCAGCTTGCCATGAAGAGCGAGAGCGAAATGCTCAAGTACCGCAACTTCGGCAAAAAATCCCTCAACGAAATCAAGGACAAGCTGCTGGAACTGGGTCTTTCCCTGGGCGTCCAGGTGGATCCCTCCCTGCTTACCGGCCCCGTGCCGCAGGCCAAGCCGCGCCTGGGTCTGGAAGAGGAAAGCCCCGTGGGCCTGGCAGACCTGATTGCCGCCAACATCGAAGACGACGACGACTAA
- a CDS encoding TIGR00730 family Rossman fold protein → MKHPDFLDNRDFTGEDQRRPSTMSMDTSYQALEGIVKKLSEIASTRHDPRYLQEYIKTGINMAQSAASDHDFTVLIRSGREMYRANCVFAPYRHIRKISVFGSARIKEDEPAYETARDFAREASDQGYLVITGGGPGIMQAANEGAGEDRSFGLNITLPYEQTSNHVVANSDKLINFYYFFVRKLNFVAESDAMVALPGGFGTMDEVFETLTLIQTGKATIYPVVLLDSPGKTFWLNWLAFIRVELVDSGLISEDDLHLIHVTKNPAEAMEHIDRFYRIFHSYRFIKDTIVIRLNTHLPAQWVEHLERDFSDLILPGGKMVQTGALPDEADEPHLNRLPRLVFPIKRGNYGRLRLLIDRINQTPSRTYSHPSHV, encoded by the coding sequence ATGAAGCATCCTGATTTTTTGGACAATAGGGATTTCACGGGGGAAGACCAGCGGCGCCCGTCCACCATGTCCATGGACACCAGCTACCAGGCTCTGGAAGGAATCGTCAAAAAGCTCTCCGAGATAGCCTCCACCCGGCACGATCCCCGCTACCTCCAGGAGTATATCAAGACGGGCATCAACATGGCGCAGTCCGCCGCTTCCGATCATGATTTCACCGTCCTGATACGCTCCGGACGGGAGATGTACCGCGCCAACTGCGTTTTTGCGCCGTACCGCCACATCCGCAAGATTTCCGTTTTCGGCTCCGCGCGCATCAAAGAAGACGAACCCGCCTATGAGACGGCGCGGGATTTTGCCAGGGAGGCCAGCGACCAGGGCTACCTGGTCATTACGGGGGGCGGCCCCGGCATCATGCAGGCGGCCAATGAAGGCGCCGGGGAGGACCGCTCCTTCGGCCTGAACATCACCCTGCCGTATGAGCAAACCTCCAACCACGTGGTAGCCAACAGCGACAAGCTGATTAATTTTTACTATTTCTTTGTCAGAAAGCTGAATTTCGTGGCGGAAAGCGACGCCATGGTGGCGCTCCCCGGCGGCTTCGGCACCATGGACGAGGTGTTTGAAACCCTGACCCTGATCCAGACGGGGAAGGCCACCATTTACCCCGTGGTGCTGCTGGACTCCCCCGGCAAGACCTTCTGGCTGAACTGGCTGGCCTTCATCCGCGTGGAGCTGGTGGACTCCGGCCTGATTTCCGAGGATGACCTGCACCTGATCCACGTCACCAAGAATCCGGCGGAGGCCATGGAGCACATTGACCGGTTTTACCGCATTTTCCACTCCTACCGTTTTATCAAGGATACCATCGTCATCCGCCTGAACACGCACCTGCCCGCCCAGTGGGTGGAGCATCTGGAACGAGATTTCTCAGACCTGATCCTGCCCGGAGGAAAGATGGTGCAGACCGGAGCGCTGCCCGACGAAGCGGACGAGCCCCATCTGAACCGCCTGCCCCGCCTTGTCTTCCCCATCAAGCGCGGCAATTACGGCAGGCTGAGGCTGCTGATCGACCGTATCAACCAGACGCCCAGCAGGACTTATTCCCACCCGTCCCATGTCTGA
- a CDS encoding prepilin peptidase — protein sequence MSDALPAWLLPLVFGLMGACIGSFLNVVIYRTPLGISVNDPARSFCPECGEPIPWYLNIPVLSWLVLRGKSACCGTSISFRYCLVELLTALLFAAMGWKYADASAGAAVLLCVWSAMAIVIIFIDAEHLIVFRTQTLIGAAAGVGACSLYPFLLPDNDVMTWTDAFTAAVLGGAAGYAAIRLVIELGKLLFGTWKQHFDAPAPWSLKEPESEQEELQLIIDGQPHDWSMLFHRASDKAVISGGSVTIDGKALPPGAVTLRQDRIELENGDVFQLEDLESVEGSLTDIHAQREAMGSGDAWILMMAGCVGGWQGAVFCLFIGSLLGIVQAVISRMGFGRNLPFGPALLSAAFIWLLGGDRWWLAYIRFISGE from the coding sequence ATGTCTGACGCCCTTCCCGCGTGGCTGCTTCCCTTGGTCTTCGGCCTGATGGGGGCGTGCATAGGCTCCTTCCTGAACGTGGTCATTTACCGGACGCCCCTGGGCATCTCCGTGAATGATCCGGCGCGTTCCTTCTGCCCGGAATGCGGGGAGCCCATCCCCTGGTACCTGAACATCCCGGTGTTGAGCTGGCTGGTTCTCAGGGGAAAATCCGCCTGCTGCGGAACCTCCATCAGCTTCCGCTACTGCCTGGTGGAGCTGCTCACGGCCCTGCTCTTCGCCGCCATGGGGTGGAAGTACGCGGACGCCTCCGCGGGGGCCGCCGTCCTGCTCTGCGTATGGAGCGCCATGGCCATCGTCATCATCTTCATTGACGCGGAACACCTGATCGTCTTCCGTACCCAGACCCTCATCGGCGCCGCGGCCGGGGTGGGGGCCTGCTCCCTTTACCCTTTTCTCCTGCCGGATAATGATGTCATGACCTGGACGGACGCCTTCACGGCGGCGGTGCTGGGCGGCGCCGCCGGGTATGCCGCCATCAGGCTGGTGATTGAACTGGGCAAGCTCCTGTTCGGAACCTGGAAGCAGCATTTTGACGCTCCGGCCCCGTGGAGCCTGAAGGAGCCGGAATCAGAGCAGGAGGAATTGCAGCTCATCATTGACGGACAGCCTCATGACTGGTCCATGCTTTTCCACCGCGCCTCGGATAAGGCCGTCATTTCCGGAGGCTCCGTCACCATTGACGGGAAAGCTCTTCCGCCCGGCGCCGTCACCCTGCGCCAGGACAGGATAGAGCTGGAGAACGGTGACGTTTTCCAGTTGGAAGACCTGGAAAGCGTGGAGGGAAGCCTGACGGATATCCATGCGCAACGGGAAGCCATGGGGTCCGGAGACGCGTGGATCCTGATGATGGCCGGATGCGTAGGCGGCTGGCAGGGCGCCGTATTCTGCCTTTTCATCGGCTCCCTGCTGGGGATTGTGCAGGCGGTCATTTCACGCATGGGCTTTGGCCGGAACCTCCCCTTCGGCCCCGCCCTGCTCAGCGCCGCCTTCATCTGGCTGCTTGGGGGTGACCGGTGGTGGCTGGCCTATATCCGCTTCATTTCCGGAGAATAA
- a CDS encoding EF-hand domain-containing protein yields the protein MTKQMIIAAAFAACSAFAQDAPPPPAPDAPSDAPEMQPPPERRGGPRNRAGGPNRQGPRPQQAELRLKRIDPGIMIIGEELVMAKYDTDKDGKLSDEEIAVLQEDVKKAQEAKKAAILKKFDKDGDGKLSKEERKAMQDEWLKDHPEAAKRMEEMKARQEARKAEMLKKYDKDGDGKLSDEEKKAMRDDWAKDHPEAAKRMEEMKARQEAHAARMVKEFDKDGDGKLSPEELQAIPPHHGQPGPHHAAPRGPKGPGAPGMDGPRRPGGPRAEGPRAPRGPEGRRGGEGRRGDGDRGPRGNRPDGPRPQLDPNRAPIMAAGWILIEEKYDADKDGKLNEAEMAQLNADASKALEARRAARREARKAARGNNDMPPPPAPVQEDGDDE from the coding sequence ATGACCAAGCAAATGATTATCGCCGCGGCTTTTGCCGCATGCTCCGCGTTCGCCCAGGACGCACCGCCCCCCCCGGCCCCGGATGCTCCTTCCGACGCTCCGGAAATGCAGCCGCCCCCTGAAAGAAGGGGAGGCCCCCGCAACCGGGCAGGAGGCCCGAACCGCCAGGGCCCCCGTCCGCAACAGGCCGAGCTCCGGCTGAAGAGGATTGATCCCGGCATCATGATCATCGGTGAAGAACTGGTGATGGCCAAGTACGATACCGACAAGGACGGCAAGCTTTCCGACGAGGAAATAGCCGTTCTGCAGGAGGACGTCAAGAAAGCCCAGGAAGCGAAGAAAGCCGCCATCCTGAAGAAGTTTGACAAGGACGGAGACGGCAAACTTTCCAAGGAGGAACGGAAGGCCATGCAGGACGAATGGCTCAAGGACCATCCGGAAGCCGCCAAGCGCATGGAGGAAATGAAGGCCCGCCAGGAAGCCCGCAAGGCAGAAATGCTGAAGAAATATGACAAGGACGGAGACGGCAAGCTTTCCGACGAGGAAAAGAAAGCCATGCGTGACGACTGGGCCAAGGACCATCCGGAAGCCGCCAAGCGCATGGAGGAGATGAAGGCCCGCCAGGAAGCCCACGCCGCCAGAATGGTCAAGGAGTTTGACAAGGATGGCGACGGCAAGCTTTCCCCGGAAGAGCTTCAGGCCATTCCGCCCCATCACGGACAACCCGGTCCGCACCATGCGGCCCCCCGTGGCCCCAAGGGACCGGGAGCGCCCGGTATGGACGGTCCGCGCCGTCCCGGAGGCCCCAGGGCTGAAGGCCCCCGCGCCCCCAGAGGACCGGAAGGCCGCAGAGGTGGTGAAGGACGCCGTGGAGACGGAGACCGCGGCCCCCGCGGCAACCGTCCGGACGGTCCCCGTCCCCAGCTGGACCCCAACCGCGCCCCGATCATGGCCGCCGGCTGGATCCTGATTGAAGAGAAGTATGACGCCGACAAGGACGGCAAGCTGAATGAAGCAGAAATGGCACAGCTTAATGCGGACGCCTCCAAGGCTCTGGAAGCGCGCCGCGCCGCCCGCAGGGAAGCCAGGAAGGCAGCCCGCGGCAATAACGACATGCCTCCCCCTCCCGCCCCGGTGCAGGAAGACGGGGATGATGAATAA
- the secD gene encoding protein translocase subunit SecD, giving the protein MSMNLLASADTLPAAGGTSAPLAFIYDLFSNPLFIFIGGLVLLGVFFWYLGSDQDRVKRNAGTIFIIGIASFSLFSLFQQGLKYGIDIAGGVSFTLSVEPNIGDDGKPIPLTDQAMEQACVILTERLNSTGANDVIIRPKKKDNLNLIEVQIPAADPAKREETKAILTKVAKLQILPVHPRNNELVAEGRIRVPGYRLYEYTFKNGKGEDVKEKIFLEKRESLTGKDIVRAGVDLARPGHVNVTLSNEGADKMYNLTSRMQLGHDRMAIVLDDVVKSAPTVQAILSKSFEISGLDAPGEAEALTKVLSNPLTNKLNFESASEISASLGRTALLQGEYAGITGLILCFIMMIIYYRFAGLVAIMGLTINALLLLGAMSIFGFELTLPGIAGIVLTLGVAVDANVLIYERLREEKEAGRPFRVAIRNSFDKAFSAIFDSNITSLITAVILYWMATGTIKGFAVTLTVGVITSMIGAILVTRVLFYWADTVGLMKDVKFLNLFKKKSNINFMGQKIWSCSLSAILLLICLVVGAMKGKDCLGMDFTGGSSISYLVNKDEVPFREAENVVNKLALTQKATVQEVAESTDSSKVNILVNFSDNAQDKTAITNALNKAFPVLKDAPFSEETIGQSMGYDTLITSAWALFFGILGIMIYLTVRFEWTFAIGAVIALTHDVLLVLGLVIISGTELNVIHIGALLTVAGYSINDKIIVFDRIREFLRFSDPNESAENIMNEAINQTLSRTLLTSLSTLSVLVCLYFFGGPSMEDFAWTISAGILIGTYSSIFIASPAALLFSRKHGLHAEVKEAMKAGA; this is encoded by the coding sequence ATGTCTATGAATCTCCTGGCATCTGCCGATACTCTACCCGCGGCCGGCGGAACGTCCGCTCCTCTCGCGTTTATTTACGATCTCTTCAGCAACCCTCTTTTCATTTTCATTGGCGGTCTGGTATTGCTGGGCGTGTTTTTCTGGTACCTGGGTTCCGACCAGGACAGGGTCAAGCGCAACGCCGGGACGATTTTCATCATCGGCATCGCGTCCTTCTCCCTCTTCTCCCTCTTCCAGCAGGGCCTGAAGTACGGCATTGACATTGCCGGGGGCGTCTCCTTCACGCTGAGCGTGGAACCGAACATCGGGGATGACGGCAAACCCATTCCGCTGACGGACCAGGCCATGGAGCAGGCGTGCGTGATCCTGACGGAACGCCTTAACAGCACCGGGGCCAATGACGTCATCATCCGCCCGAAGAAGAAGGACAACCTGAACCTCATTGAAGTGCAGATTCCCGCCGCGGACCCCGCCAAGCGCGAGGAAACCAAGGCCATTCTGACGAAGGTGGCCAAGCTGCAAATTCTCCCCGTCCATCCGCGCAACAATGAACTGGTGGCGGAGGGCCGCATCCGCGTTCCCGGCTACCGCCTGTATGAATACACCTTCAAGAACGGCAAGGGTGAGGACGTTAAGGAAAAAATCTTCCTGGAAAAACGTGAATCCCTGACGGGCAAGGACATTGTCCGCGCCGGGGTGGACCTGGCCCGTCCCGGCCATGTCAACGTCACCCTCAGCAACGAGGGGGCGGACAAGATGTACAACCTCACTTCCCGCATGCAGCTGGGCCATGACCGCATGGCCATTGTGCTGGATGACGTGGTCAAGAGCGCTCCGACGGTCCAGGCCATTCTATCCAAGAGCTTTGAAATCAGCGGGCTGGATGCCCCCGGTGAAGCGGAAGCGCTGACGAAGGTGCTTTCCAACCCCCTGACCAACAAGCTCAACTTTGAATCCGCCAGTGAAATCTCCGCCTCCCTGGGCCGTACGGCCCTGCTTCAGGGGGAATACGCGGGCATCACGGGCCTGATCCTGTGCTTCATCATGATGATCATCTACTACCGCTTTGCCGGGCTGGTGGCCATCATGGGCTTGACGATCAATGCCCTGCTTCTGCTGGGGGCCATGTCCATCTTCGGCTTTGAGCTCACGCTGCCGGGTATTGCGGGTATCGTGCTGACCCTGGGCGTGGCGGTGGACGCGAACGTGCTGATCTATGAACGCCTGCGGGAAGAAAAGGAAGCGGGGCGCCCCTTCCGCGTGGCTATCCGCAACTCCTTTGACAAGGCCTTCTCCGCCATTTTTGACTCCAACATCACCTCCCTGATCACCGCCGTCATCCTGTACTGGATGGCTACCGGCACCATCAAGGGCTTTGCCGTCACGCTGACGGTGGGTGTCATTACTTCCATGATCGGGGCCATCCTGGTCACCCGCGTCCTGTTCTACTGGGCGGATACGGTAGGCCTGATGAAGGACGTCAAATTCCTGAACCTCTTCAAGAAAAAGAGCAACATCAACTTCATGGGCCAGAAAATATGGTCCTGCTCCCTGTCCGCCATCCTGCTGTTAATCTGCCTGGTGGTGGGCGCCATGAAGGGCAAGGACTGCCTGGGCATGGACTTCACCGGCGGTTCCTCCATCTCCTATCTGGTGAACAAGGATGAAGTTCCCTTCCGGGAAGCTGAAAATGTGGTCAACAAGCTGGCCCTGACCCAGAAGGCCACGGTGCAGGAAGTGGCTGAATCCACGGACAGCAGCAAGGTGAACATCCTGGTCAACTTTTCCGACAACGCCCAGGACAAGACGGCCATCACCAACGCGCTGAACAAAGCCTTCCCCGTGCTGAAGGATGCTCCGTTCAGTGAAGAAACCATCGGCCAGTCCATGGGCTACGACACGCTCATCACTTCCGCATGGGCCCTCTTCTTCGGCATTCTGGGCATCATGATTTACCTGACGGTCCGGTTTGAATGGACCTTCGCCATTGGTGCGGTCATTGCCCTGACGCATGACGTGCTGCTGGTGCTGGGGCTGGTGATCATCAGCGGGACGGAACTGAACGTCATCCACATCGGCGCGCTGCTGACGGTGGCGGGCTACTCCATCAATGACAAAATCATCGTGTTTGACCGCATCCGTGAATTCCTCCGGTTCTCGGACCCGAATGAAAGTGCGGAAAACATCATGAATGAGGCCATCAACCAGACTCTCTCCCGTACCCTCCTGACCTCCCTCTCCACGTTGTCCGTGCTGGTGTGCCTGTACTTCTTCGGCGGTCCTTCCATGGAAGACTTCGCCTGGACGATTTCCGCGGGTATCCTGATCGGTACGTACTCCTCCATCTTCATTGCCTCCCCGGCGGCCCTCCTGTTCTCCAGGAAGCATGGGCTGCACGCGGAAGTCAAGGAAGCCATGAAGGCCGGCGCCTGA
- a CDS encoding polysaccharide deacetylase family protein, which yields MKKRLFLACALALGLSACSHQDRTEQPVQSGAPVKTSFSPVTAPGKKPDRPAVKLPDKSVPVPSVSPSYNDTPLSPRIPGVTVSRVAVPDKVVALTFDDGPHGTLTPRVLDILRANNVKGTFFMQGCNVKAHPQVVQRMVNEGHEVGNHTWNHVYLSKVSREKAESQLQSTNEAIRNACGVVPVVMRPPGGYTNAGVASWARQRFGFTTIMWDVDTNDWRKPGSSVVAARAVNGAKPGSIILVHDIHASTVAAVDAIVKGLKNRGYELVTVSELMRRGRAASGHAPSMSPSPAVPDSAPLSAPVIVTPVTPAPVPVETVAGM from the coding sequence ATGAAGAAACGTTTATTCCTTGCATGCGCCTTGGCGCTTGGGCTGTCCGCCTGTTCCCACCAGGACCGGACTGAGCAGCCGGTCCAGTCCGGCGCTCCGGTGAAGACCTCCTTTTCCCCGGTGACGGCCCCCGGAAAAAAGCCGGACCGCCCCGCCGTGAAACTGCCTGACAAGTCCGTGCCGGTGCCGTCCGTGAGCCCGTCCTACAATGACACCCCCCTTTCCCCCCGCATTCCCGGCGTTACGGTGAGCCGCGTGGCCGTGCCGGACAAGGTAGTGGCCCTCACCTTTGATGACGGCCCCCACGGGACGCTGACCCCCAGGGTGCTGGACATCCTCCGCGCCAACAACGTGAAAGGGACCTTCTTCATGCAGGGCTGCAACGTCAAGGCCCATCCGCAGGTAGTGCAGCGCATGGTCAATGAAGGCCATGAAGTGGGCAACCATACGTGGAACCACGTTTACCTGAGCAAGGTTTCCCGTGAAAAGGCGGAATCCCAGCTCCAGAGCACCAATGAAGCCATCCGCAACGCCTGCGGCGTGGTTCCCGTGGTCATGCGCCCCCCCGGCGGTTACACGAACGCCGGCGTGGCCTCCTGGGCGCGCCAGCGCTTCGGCTTCACCACCATCATGTGGGATGTGGATACGAATGACTGGCGCAAGCCCGGTTCCTCCGTGGTGGCCGCCCGCGCCGTGAACGGCGCCAAGCCCGGCTCCATCATCCTGGTGCATGACATTCACGCCTCCACGGTGGCGGCGGTTGACGCCATAGTAAAAGGGCTGAAAAACCGCGGGTATGAACTGGTGACCGTCTCCGAGCTCATGCGCCGTGGCCGTGCGGCCTCCGGTCACGCGCCTTCCATGTCTCCTTCCCCGGCTGTTCCGGATTCCGCCCCTCTTTCCGCGCCCGTGATCGTCACTCCCGTGACGCCCGCTCCGGTTCCCGTGGAAACGGTGGCCGGCATGTAA